The following nucleotide sequence is from Azospirillum brasilense.
GGAGGAGAGCACCGTCGCCATTCCCCCCGGCATCCGCCGCGGCGCCAACCGCCGCCGCGCCGGGGAGGACATGGCGCAGGGGAGCACCGTCCTGACCGCCGGACGCCGGCTGCGGGCGGAGGACATCGGTCTGCTCGCCTCGCTGGGGCGGCGGGAGGCGACGGTGCGCACGGCCCTGCGCGTCGCCGTCTTCTCCACCGGGGACGAGGTGCGGGAGCCGGGCGTGCCGCTGGAGCCGGGCTGCATCTACGACGCCAACCGCTTCGCCCTGATCGCCGCGCTGCGCCAGCTCGGTTGCCGCGTGACCGACCTCGGCATCCTGCTCGACCGGCTCGACGCCGTTCGCGGCGCTTTGGCCGAAGCCGCGGAGACGCACGACGTCCTCATCACATCCGGTGGCATGTCCACGGGGGAGGAGGACCACGTCAAGGCGGCGGTGGAGACTCTGGGCGGCCTGCATTTCTGGCGGCTGGCGATCAAGCCGGGGCGCCCGGTGGCTTTGGGGACAGCCAAGGGCGCCGTCTTCGTCGGCTTGCCGGGCAACCCGGTAGCGGTCATGGTCACCTTCCTGCGCATCGCCCGCCCGATCCTGCTCCGGCTGATGGGGGCGGCCGACGAGGCGCCCGCCTTGTTCCCGCTGCGAGCGGGCTTTACCTACAAGAAAAAGGCAGGGCGGCGCGAGTATGTGCGGGCCACGCTCGCCCGCGCCGCCGACGGGGTTTTGACCGCGGTCAAGCACCCGCGCGACGGGGCGGGCATCCTGTCGTCGATGGTCGAGTCCGACGGGCTCGTCGAACTGCCGGAAGAGATCACCCGCGTCGAACCGGGGATGATCGTGGATTTCCTGCCTTTCAGTGAGGTTCGGTGATGAAGATCCTCTATTTCGCCTGGCTGCGCACCAAGATCGGCGTGGCGACCGAGACGGTGGACCTGCCGGCGGAGGTCCGGGACGTCGGCGCCCTGGTGGAGTGGCTGAAGACCCGCAGCCCGAAGCACGCCGACGCGCTCGCCAACAGCACGGTGGTCAAGGTCGCAGTGAACCAGGAGCATGTGCCCTACGACTATCCGGTCGGCCCCGGCGACGAGGTGGCCCTGTTCCCGCCGGTGACCGGCGGCTGAGGAAGGAAACGTTGCCGTGACGGTGAAGGTGCAGAGCGAGGATTTCGACGTCGGGGCGGAACTGGCCGCGATGACCGGCGGCAAGACGGGCATCGGCGGGGTGACCCTGTTCGTCGGGCTGGTGCGCGACATGGCCGGCGGCGAGTCCGTCAGCGCCATGACGCTGGAGCATTATCCCGGCATGACCGAGCGGCAGTTGGAGGCGATCGAGGCGGAAGCGCGGGAGCGCTGGCCGCTGGACGACGCGCGGATCATCCATCGCTACGGGCGGCTGGAGCCGGGTGACCGGATCGTGCTGGTCGCCACCGCCAGCGCCCACCGCGAAGCGGCCTTCGAAAGCTGCCATTTCCTGATCGACTGGCTGAAGACCAAGGCGCCCTTCTGGAAGATGGAGGCCACCCCGGAGGGCGAGCGCTGGGTGGAGGCCAAGGAGTCCGACGACACGGCGGCGGCCCGCTGGACGAAACCGGCGTGAGGTGAGAGGCAGCGCACAGACGGCGTCCTCCTCACGGTGTTTGGATCCGCTCCCGCGCAAGGCTGTGCGCGCATGCGGAGTGTCCGATCATGCGAACCCGGTTCCTGCTCGCCGGACTGGCGGCCCTGTCGCTGGGCGCGTTCCTGTCGTGCCCCGTCCAAGGGAAGGAGCGGCAAACGGCGGAGCGGGTTCTGACCGACCCGGTCAGCGGCTGCCGCGTCCGCGACCCTGATCCGAGCCGGGGGAGGTCCGTCCGCTGGAGCGGCGCCTGCCGCAACGGTTTCGCTCACGGTGCCGGTGTTCTTGAAACGTTCGATGATACTGAGCCGGCGGACTGGACCGAGGCGGTCTTCGTCGATGGCCGGGCCGAGGGGCCGGGACGCAGCGGGCGCGCGGATGGGACGATCTTCCAGGGCCGTTTCCAGCATGGCCTCGCCACCGGCCCGGGGACGCTGACCCTACCGGACGGTCACCGCTACGTCGGCGGATTCGCGTTCGGGCGCCCGACCGGGCAGGGGGAGTTCATCGCCTCCATGGGGTTGCGCTACCGTGCGCGGGTCGATCGGGATGGGCGGGTGTGGCCCGGCGCGCTTCTCGGCTCGAAGCCAGCCGAGCCCATCCAGTCCGCCGAGCGGCCGGAAGCGCGGGGCAAGGCGGCGCCGGGCAGCCTGGAGGAGTGGCTGCGCACGCCGCCTTGGGACTACCGCGATCCGGTGCCGAACGATGCGAACCGGCGTTGACCAGCTTTGCACAGGCGGCGTTTGCCAGACACGCCGCGCCGTGGTGACATCCTGGACCCCTTCGGAAGACGGCGATGAACTGGCAGACCCTCGGATTCTTCTTCGCGACGGCCTTCGTGCTGTCGATGACTCCCGGCCCCAACATGCTGCTGGCGATGAGCCTCGGCTTGCGCTACGGCGTCCGCCGCGCGGCCTGGGGCGGGCTGGGCATGTGCGTGGCGCTGACGACGATGGCCACCCTGTCGGTGCTGGGCCTCGGAGCCCTGCTGGCGGCGTCGGAACCGGCCTTCCAGGCGGTGAAGTGGGCGGGCGTGGCCTATCTGACCTGGCTCGGCATCGCCGCGTGGCGGGCGCCGGTGCCGGACGGCTCGCCGCGCGTCAGCGGCGCCGCGGCGGCGGAGGAAGCCCCGGCCCATCGCCTGTTCCTGCGCGGGCTGCTGGTTGCCTTCAGCAACCCTAAGGCTCTGGTTTTCATGGCCGCCCTGTTCCCGCAGTTCATCGATCCGACGACCCCGCTGATGCCACAGTTGGTGGCGCTGGTGGCGATCATGGTAGTGATCGAGTTCGGTTGGATCATGGCCTACGCCACCGGGGGCAACAGCATCGGCGCCCGCCTGACCAGCGGATCCGCGGCCCGCACCCTCAACCGCCTGACCGGCGGTCTGATGATCGGCGCCGGCGGGCTGCTGGCACTCGCCCGCCGGCTGTGATCGCCCACCGTCTGTGATTGCTCAATCCATCCGGCGGAGGGTCGTCTCCAAACGGCCCTTGCCAGAGCGGTCCAGCCAAGTGGCGGACAGGCGCCCGTCTGTCCGGACGCTGTAGCGCAACACGTTGCGCCCCTTTTCATCGAACACCAACTCGTCGTTCTCGATGCGGCCCTTGCGCTGGGCGCGCTCCATCGGCTGGTCGGCTTCCATGCCCGGCCCCAGCACATAGTCGGCGTAGACGGCGTCGCCTTCAACCCGGTCCACCGCCAGCGCGATCTCCCGCCCGTTGATGTAGGCGCCGTACCAGACGCCGAGGAAGGAGCGGGCCCCGGTGCCCGCCGGGGAGGAGGTGCCGCTGCCGGTGCGCGGCTCCGGCGCTGCGGCCCGCATCAGCTCCGCGCTCGGTGTGCGGCCCCAGGATTCGTCACAGGACGGGTCGCCCCGGCGCGGCGCCGCCTCGGCGAAGCGCAGGATGCAGGACCCGAACCGCCGGACGAACATGCCGGTCGTCGCAGCGCCGTGGCCAGTCAGCAGGGCCGGCTGATCCACGACGATGTGGTCCAGCCCGCGCGAGGACAGGATGCTGCGCGCCGACTCTCCGCGTCCGCCGGGGTCGAAATCGTCACCGTGGAAGAAGAACAGCATCACCCGCGCATTGTGGATGTCGCGCAGGATCGGCCAGAGCTGCGCGGCGTTGTCGCGGAAGCTGTCGTAGGAGTCGGAGAAGTTTCCAAAGGCCGCGGGGGCAGTGCCAACGACGGCATCCACCCTGTCGCTCTGCCCGGCGGCCATCAGCGAGAGGAAGGCGCCGAAGGATTGGCCGGTCAGCACGACCTTGCGGTAGCCACGGTCCTTCAGCTGGTCGGCATAGCCCGCCAGCGCGCGGGAGCTGTTCGGCAGGGTATCGCTGACCCGCATGCGGTCCAGACGGAACACGTCCCACCCGGCGTCCCGCATGGTCTTCATGTAGAGCGGGGTAGGGGCGTTCGAATCCTCCACCTCCACGGACCGGCCATGGCTCCACACCACCGCGCCGCGGGCCATCGTCGGGCCGAGCAGGGTGCCGTCGCCATAGGCCGGGTTCAGGTGAATCTGGGCCGCCGCCGTCTGCGCCGTACCGAGCATTGCCAACGCCACCACCAATCCGAGCAGCGCCTGTCCGACTGTCCGCCTCATCCTTCCACGCTCCTGTCTGCGGGCGTGGAAAGGGTCTCGGAATATGGTTAACCCGACCTTTCCATCGGACCGGGCCGGCTTTTGTCACGGAGCGTTGTCACAGCCTCATCGGTGCGGGTGCCCTGCGTCAGAAGGTCCATCAATTGCAAATGCGAATGACTCGCAAATCAGGCGTGGATCGTCTAAGGTCGGTTCCGTCACTTCAGTCGGGAGGGGTCAACATGTGCGATTCGGTGGGCGAGGGGCGGCTGTCCCCCTGGACGGTGTCCGATCTGACGACGGCGGAACGCGCGCTGTTGACCGGTTTCCGGCAGTGGTTCCGTCACGGCACCGCCGGCGCGATGGCCGCCATGCGGGCCAGTTTCGGCGTGGCCGGCGTGCCGTCGTCGGCTCTGCTGCCGTTGTTCGCCTTGCTGGGCACCTTTGCCGTGACCAACGCCGGGCGGCCGGCCTTCCGCTGCCCGACCTGCTCGCGGGTCGGAATGGACGAGATGGCGGTGCTGGACGCGCTGGCCGCCATGCAGGCCGGAGAAAGCGACGTGACGACCCAGGTGTTCGACCGCTGGCTTCCCCTGGTCGCCCTGACCATGGCCACCGATTCCGCACGGGAACTGGCGGACATTCTGGACGGCGCGCGCATCCGTCTGCCGCGGCGCCGTCCGGCCCGGCTCATAGCGCTGGCGGCGGAATGACCGGCGCGAAGCCGGCTCCGGTCTGCCAGACCACCTGCCGGAACAGCGGCTTGCGCATGATCCATTGATCGATGGGCACCTGGACCAGTTCGCCGGCCGGGGTGCGGTAGGAATAGCGCCCCCGTTCGGTGCCCCGCAGCTCGTAGCCCAGCCGCTCATAGAAGGCGAGGACTCCGGCGTTGTCCCTGTCCACACCCAGTTCCGATTCCGAATAGCCGTGGTCGAGCGCGGCGCCCTCGGCGGCGGTCATCAGCCGCGTGGCGATGCCCCGGTTGCGGAAGGGTTGGAACACCCGCAACGCCCACAGTGTGGCGCGGCGCAGATGTCGCTTGCGCTGGAAGTCGATGCAGATCTGACCGGCGGGAAAGCCGTTGACCTCCGCCACCAAAAGAGCACCGCTTCCACGCTCCTGAGCCCGGAAGGCCGTGGCCAGGATTTCCCGGTGGGGCGTGTGCAGACCGAACCATTCGAGATCCGGCAAGTCGGTCCGGCAGGCCGGGCGAATTGTGACGGGCAGGCTGATCACATCCTGCGACGCGGTGGCGGCGTCCATTCCTCCTCCGGACTTCGAAGCATCTGACGGAGTGAACGGACCGACGCGGCGCGGCGTTCCCCGCGACCAATGAAAGTCTTACCGGGCAAGGACAGCCCGCCAACCGCACCAGAAAGAGATAAGTTTAGAGAATTTGTTTATAAAATCATCCAAGAATCAAGGATTGAACAACCCAGAGGATATGACGAACAGCCTGATTGACCATCTGCGTGGAGTCTTGATAAGTCTCTAAACGAATTGGAGCGGAGAGACGGCCGTTCGGTGATAGGGCGCGACTCACGAGCCACGTGAGAGCACCAGGAGACAGGGAGGACCGCGCAATGATCAAGATTGTCAATCTGGGGCGCACCGGCCTTTACGTGGTGATGCAGAATGGCGCTTTGACCACGATCGGTGGCCGCAGCCATTGGCGTTCGCTCGATGATATCCGTTCAGCGGCCAACGCAGCAAAGATCAAGGTCAGCGATACGGTTCTCCGCACCGTTCTCTGACGTCAACGCGCGGTTGGCCTGCACGAGGACAGCCTGCATGAAGGCAGGGCGGTCGGCTCGATGAGCCGGCGGCACCGGATGGCGCCGCCGGCCACAGGCCGTTGCAACAATCAGCCAGCCCGGACCCGTGCCAGGAAACGGTCGACTTCGGCTCTCAGATTGTTCGATTGAATGGACAGTTCGTTCGTCGCCGACAGGACGCTGCGCGCTTCCGAGCCGGTGTCCGACGCCGAGGAATTGACGCGCACGATGGTTTCGCTGACCTCGCGGGTGCCGATCGACGCCTGCTGGACGTTGCGGGCGATCTCGGTGGTAGCAGCGCCCTGTTCTTCCATGGCCGACGCGATGGAGGTCGAGATGTCGTTGATCCGCGCGATGGTCGTGGAGATCGAGCGGATGGCGAGCACCGCGTCCTGGGTCGCCCCCTGAACCGCGCCGATCTGGGAGTTGATCTCCTCCGTCGCCTTGGCGGTCTGGTTGGCGAGGCTCTTCACCTCCGACGCGACAACCGCAAAGCCTTTGCCGGCCTCACCGGCGCGGGCCGCCTCGATGGTGGCGTTCAGCGCGAGGAGGTTGGTCTGGCTCGCGATGTCGTGGATCAGCTTCACCACCTGGCCGATGCGGCTGGCGGCGTCGGCCAGACCCTGCACGGTGGTGTTGGTGCGCTCCGCCTGCGACATGGCCTCGCCGGCGATGGCCGCCGACTGGGTCACCTGATGGCTGATCTCGCCGATGGAGGCGGTCAGCTCCTCCGCCGCCGCGGCAACCGTCTGAATGTTGACGGAGGCCTCCTCCGCGGCTGCGGCCACCTGGGTGGACTGCGCGCTGGTCTCCTCGGCGGTGCGGCTCATGTTCTGGGCGGTTCCCTGGAGCTGCTGCGCGGCGGAGGCCACGGCCTGGACCACGCTCTTCACTTCGAGTTCGAAGGAGTCGGCGGTGGTTCCCAGCTCGCGTGAAATGATCGCGGCGGTGTTCAGATCGACATAGACGGAGGTCGCCAGATCCATGTCCAGGAAGACCGCCTTGTTGATCGCCTGCATCAGCTGGACGATCTTTTCCGGCTTCTTGCGGTAGACTTGATAGGCGAGGTCGATCAGTTTGTTCAGCGTGAAGCAGTAGGCGCCCGTGTACCAGCGCGGCTCCAAACCGATGCGCTGGTGGGCCTGCCCGATCTTCAGCACCTGCGCCATGTAGGCGTCGTCGAAGGTGCCGGTGAAGACGTTCTTCAGCCAATGCTGCTTCTGCATGTCGCGTGCCCGGCTGACCACCGTGGGATTGGCGAGCAGCACCGCGACCTGCGGGACCGAGCGCAGGTAGCCGTAGAATTCCTCGAGGATCTGATCGATGCGTTGGGCGAGGTGGGGTTGAAATTCCCGAAGGACGGCCTTCGTGGGTTCGTCGATTCGCAAGAAGGAGATTCGGTCGAGGATGGATTGTGTCTGGGCAGAATGCGACATGGATCGACTTCCCCGCGAAAATAGGACCGCCTCAGATTAGTGCAATTTGTTTTTAATGCAAAGTAACTAACCTGCGCGCGCACTATGGAGGGTTACGTTCGGTGTGGAAACCGGCAGAGTTGTCGCAGGCCCAACAAATCACCAGGCTTTAACGAAATAGAAAACCGGCGGAGCCGTTTGGCATCCGCCGGTATGTTGCAAGCTGTCGTGAAAATATTGGTTCGTCTACATCAGGCCGCCATATGGGCCGGGGCGCGGCGCAGAGCCTGGGCGGCGCTGAGGACGGCCTTCTGCAGTTTTTCGAAGGCCCGGACCTCGATCTGGCGAACCCGCTCACGCGACACGCAGAACTGCTGGCTCAACGACTCCAGGGTGGACGGGTCCTCCTTCAGGCGCCGCTCGAACAGGATGCGGCGTTCACGGTCGTCCAGACGCTCCAGTGCCTGTCCAACCAGCCGGCGGCGCAGCGCCAGCTCGTCGGCCTCGGCGATCACGCTTTCCTGGGTCGGACGGTCGTCGGCCAGAAGCTCCAGCCAATTGGTTTCGCCATCGCTGGAAAGGGCGGCGTCGAGCGAACTGTCGTTGGACGACAGACGGCGGTTCATCTCGATCACCTCCTGGTCCGGCACATCCAGCTCGGTCGCGATGGCGGTGACCGTGGAGGGGGACAGGTCGCCCTGTTCCAGCTCCTGCATCTGGCTCTTCAGGCGGCGCAGGTTGAAGAACAGCTTCTTCTGCGCGGCGGTCGTGCCCATCTTCACCAGGGACCAGCTGTGCAGGATGTATTCCTGTATGGCCGCGCGGATCCACCAAGTGGCGTAAGTCGCGAAACGGAAACCGCGTCCCGGATCGAATTTCTGAGCGGCCTGCATCAGGCCCACATTGCCTTCGGCGACGAGGTCGACCAGCGGCAGCCCGTAGCCGCCGAAGCCGCGGGCGATCTTGATGACCAGCCGCAGGTGGCTGCCCACCAGACGCTCCAGCGCATGGCCGTTCCCGCGGTCGCGCCAAGCGACGGCCAGCTCGCGCTCTTCGTCGGGGGCCAGGATGGGGAACCGCTTCGACTCCTCGACATAACGGGTCAGGCTGGCGTTTTCACCAGTCAGGAGTTTCTTGAGCACACCGGCCTCCTCTCTCCAACGCTCCACCGTCTCTTGCCGCGGAACCTTTTCGATGGCCGTTCGCAGACGCCCATCGTTTCGGCATTCTTATTGTGGGGATTTGCCGAAATTATCCAGGAACACGTCAATCAGACATTGATACTGTGCCGCCACCACCAAGTTGGATCAAGCCTTGAAACGGCGGTGCAGCAATATTTTTTGGCGTATATCCGGACTATTCGGTCCTTATGAATGCCAAAAAGATCCGGAGAACTTTTGGGAGATTGGCGAAAATATGACGGCTTTCGTTTGGAATGAAGGCAGATGCCGGTCTCTCCGCTTTGTCATCACTCGGCCGGAGATGGGTATCCATTTCATAAGGCATGGCCATACAGGCTAGCCTGCTCGGCCTTTCGGCATAGAATTTTCCTCAGGGGTGGGTGGGGCAGTGCAGGAGCGGTCCGCGGCGACGCTTGTGTTCCACGGGCTTGCGGGCGTGCTATTTGGGAAGGAAACCTAGGACGACGCAAGGTGAGAGGCCCCACTATGAACATTCGCAGCAGCCGGCCGGACGATCTGGAGCGCATCCAGGCGATCTACGCACACCATGTCCTGACCGGTGCGGCCAGCTTCGAGGAAGTCCCACCCGGCCTGGAAGAGCTTGCCCGTCGGCGGGACGACGTGCTGGCCCGGGGTATGCCCTATGTCGTTGCGGAGATGGGCGGGAGGGTCATAGGCTATGCCTATGCCGGTCCCTACCGGCTGCGCACCGCCTACCGTTACAGCGTTGAGGATTCGATTTATCTGGATCCGGACTGCATGGGGCGCGGTGCTGGCCGGGCTTTGCTCTCGACGTTGATCGACCGCTGTGAGGAGGCTGGATGCCGCCAGATGATCGCGGTGATCGGGGACAGCGAGAACGCGTCGTCCATCGGTCTGCATCGCAGCCTGGGATTCGAGCCGGCGGGCCTGCTGAAGGCGGTGGGGTTCAAGTTCGGGCGCTGGGTGGACAGCGTCCTGATGCAGCGCCCACTCGGCCACGGGGATGCGTCACCGCCTGACGGGCGTTGATGGGACTGGGCGGAACGGCGGGTGATTTGCCCAGCGGCCCGGGTCCATGAACGAAACGCGACGGAAGGGCATATCGGGGTTTTATGTCCCACCGCACACAGCGTCGTCACCCTGGTGCGTCTTGATCGTTCCTTCGACGCCATCCATCACCGCTGAACGCAAGAACGGGCGCATCGCCAGGATGCGCCCGCCATTGAGTGTGCGGCCTGGGGAAGGGGGTCAGTCCTGGACCACCCGCTTGCGGCCCAGACCGAGCTTCGTCGCCATCTCCGACCGGGCCTTCGCATAGTTCGGTGCGACCATCGGATACTCCGCCGGCAAGCCCCACTTGGCGCGGTAATCGTCCGGGGACATGTCGTAGACGGTCTTCAGATGCCGCTTCAACATCTTCAGCTTTTTTCCGTCTTCCAGGCAGATGATGTATTCCGGGGTCACCGACTTCTTGATCGGCACCACGGGGACCAGCTCGGCCTTGGCCGGCGCGGATTTCTCTTCGCCGAGGCCGTTGAAGGCCGTCTGAACGTTGAGGATGAGCGCCGGCAGGTCGGCGACCGGCACCGTGTTGTTGCCGACATAGGCCGCAACGACCTTGGCGGTCAGGGCCTGCAATTCCGATGCTTCGATGGTCATGGCCGCGTTCAGCTCCGTTCCCCTGTGGATCAGCCGTTTGGAACAGCCTTGGATTAGGGCGATGTCGATCAGACGTTCACCACGTCGCGCAACTGCTTGGCCGGCTTGAACCGCGGCGCCTTGGACGCGGCGATCTGCACCACCTCGCCGGTGCGCGGGTTGCGCCCTTCGCGGGCGGCGCGCTCGGCAACCTCGAAAATGCCGAACCCGGCGAGGCGCACATCCTCACCACGACCGAGCGCCGAGGAAATGCCTTCGAACACCGACTGGACGACCTTCGCCGCATCGGATTTGCGGATGCCGGCGTCGGTCGCGACGGTCTCGATGAGCTCGGCTTGGTTCATGCGAAACTCCTGGTGCGGGTGCGCGCGTGGATTTTTCCGTGTTCTTGGCAGATTGAATCCATCGGCACAAGAGCGATGGCCGGAAAAGCAACCATAAGTGTTTTGCCAATGATGACTTCTTGCATCCCCTGTGGCCCAGATGCATCAAAGCGACCGCCCACCGCGGCACAACGGTGCGGAGCGAGCGGAAAATGGACGATGTTTTCCGTCGATAGTTGATCGACTCGCCGGCCGCGGGCCTTGAACGCAAAAACAGCAACACCACTTCAGCGGCGTTCGGGTCCGGGCCCCTCTGACGGCTGAGGCGTCAGCCGTGATGTCGGATACCGCTTGAATTCACTGCAGACGCAGCGCAATCAAGTGGGTCTTGTTATGGATTCCCTTATCGCACCCGTCTTTCTCGATTTCATGGGAAAGCCGGCGTGGGTCTGGCTGACCTTCGTCGGCCTCGTCCTGGCCTTGCTGGCCTTCGACCTTGGCATCCTCAACCGCCGCGACCGTGAGATCGGCGTCAAGGAAAGCCTCCGTCTCTCCGCCTTCTACATCGCTGTCGCCTTGCTGTTCGGCGGCTGGGTCTGGTGGTCGATGGGCGACACCGCGGCGGCGCAGTACTACACAGGCTTCTTCATCGAAAAGAGCCTGTCGCTCGACAATGTCTTCATCATTTCGCTGATCTTCACCTACTTCGCGGTCCCGCGGGCCTACCAGCACCGCGTGCTGTTCTGGGGCATCCTGGGCGTGATCGTGATGCGCGGCGTGATGATCGCCGCCGGCGCCGCTCTGGTCAGCGAGTTCCATTGGGTGCTCTACGTCTTCGGCGCCTTCCTGCTGATCACCGGCGTGAAGATGCTGTTCGCCGTCGACAAGGAGCCGGACCTCGCCAACAACCTGGCGCTGCGCCTCCTGAACCGTCATCTGCGGATCACCGACGGCTTCCGCGGCCAGAAGTTCTTCGTGCGCGAGGCGGGTCCGGACGGGCGGACCGCGCTCTACGCCACGCCGCTGTTCCTGGCGCTGATGATGGTCGAGTTCGCCGACCTGATCTTCGCGGTGGACAGCGTGCCCGCCATCTTCGCCATCACCACCGACCCCTACATCATCTACACCAGCAACATCTTCGCCATCCTGGGCCTGCGCGCGCTCTACTTCGCGCTGGCGGCGATGGTCCACCGCTTCCGTTACCTGAAATACGCGCTGGCTCTGGTGCTGGTCTTCATCGGCGGCAAAATCTTCTACACACAGATATTCGGCAAGCCGGACCCGCTGATCTCGCTGGGCGTGACGCTGACCTTGATCGCGGGCGGCGTGGTCGTCTCGCTTCTCAAGACGCGCAGCGAGGGCAAGCGGCTGCCGGCGGAGTGATGCCGGTCAAATGACCCCGGTCAGCCGGTGAAGCCCAGGCGCTTCAGGGCGGCGATGCTCTCCTTCGCGCTGGTGTGGAGGATGAAGTCGCCGCCCGCCTGGGTCCAGGGATCGCGGGCCTTCTCGCGGTCGTCCACCAGGACCGTGCCTGGCCCGCCGTAACGATGCTTGTCGCGGGCCATGCAGGTGATCACCCGCACATCGGGTCCCAGCATGTGGGCGACCCAGCGCCGCTTCTGCTCCGGCGCCCAGGAGCCGAGCGGCAGGCCGGTCAGGATGGTCGGGGCGTAAGGTTCGCAGAATCGCCAGAGGTCCTGCGCGTCGTGCATGAAATCCAGCGTGCCGAAAAAGTCGGGATGGCGGGACAGTTCCCGCCACATGACCTTCATCGGGATCTCCTCCGGGCGTTTGCCGGTGACCGCCTTCACGCCGCGGTCGAAATCGGCCAGAACGCCGTCGAGGTCGAGAAACAGCTTGGGTCTCTGCATCGTCTGCCTTGTCCTGCCCGTCCGACGTCCGGCCCATCCAACTCCGGATGAACGCGACCGCAGACTACCGGTCGCACGGAACCTTCGCCAGCCGGTCGGGTTGCACCCGAAGGCATAGGCGCACGGCTCCGGTGCGGCAGGGGGGTACGGATGACGGTCATAGGCATTTCAGGGTCTTACGGCGGCTTGAACCTGGGGGATGAGGCGATCCTCACCTCGGCCATCGAGCAGTTGCGCGCCACGGTGCCGGGGGTGGAGGTGGTCGTCTTCTCGCGCAACGCCGCTCACACCCGCGAGAACCACGCGGTGGACCGCGTTCTGAATCCGCGGGAAGCCATGAAGGACGAGATCACGCCGGAGGTCGAGCGGCTCGACCTGCTTCTCTTGGGTGGCGGCGGCATCCTCTACGACAGCGAGGCGCAGACCTACCTGCGCGAGGTCACCATCGCGCAGAAGCTGGGTGTGCCGTCCTACACCTTCGCCATCGGCGTCGGTCCGCTGAAGGACCGGGTGGAGCGCGACGCGGTGCGCGAAGGGCTCGACCGCATGACCGGCATCACCGTCCGCGAACCGAGCGCCAAGCGGCTGATCGAGGAGATCGGTGTGCAGATTCCGGTGACGGTCACCGCCGATCCGGCGCTGCTGCTGACTCCGGCGCCCTTCACCGAGGAGATGCTGGCCGAGGCCGGTATCCCGCGCGACCGGCCGCTGGTCGGCCTTTCGGTGCGCGAGCAGGGGGCCGCGGCGCCTGAACTCAGCGACGCGGCCTATCACCAGCTCTTGGCGGAGGCCGCGGACTACATCGTGCAGCGCTTCGGCGCCGATGTGGTCTTCGTGCCGATGGAGCGCGCCGATGTGCGGGAGGCACACCGCGTCATGGGCCGCATGGCGGTGTCGGAGCGCGCCCATCTGCTGCAATACCGCTACGCGCCGCGCCAGATCATCGGGCTGATGGATCATTTCGAAATGGCCGTGGGGATGCGGCTGCATTTCCTGATCTTCGCGGCCATCACCGGCACGCCGCTGATAGCACTGCCCTACGCCTCCAAGGTGTCGGATTTCCTGTCCTCCATCGGGCTGGAGCCGCGGGCGACGGTGTCCCATACCACCGCCGGAACCTTCCTCGCCGACCTCGACCGCCTGTGGGACCACCGTGCGGAGCAGAAGGGACTGCTGCGCGACCGGATTCCCGTGCTGATGGAGCGTGCCCGCGAGACGGCGCCGCTGGCCCTGCAGACGGTGGCGCCGCGCGCTGAAGCAGCGGCCAAAGCAGCGGCCAAAGCAGCGGAATGACGAAAGGAGCCAGTCTTGCCCGTTCTGCCCTGTCCCCCGAACCCTGAGTCGGTCACCCTGCCACCGCGCC
It contains:
- a CDS encoding HU family DNA-binding protein, which encodes MPRTRKNPRAHPHQEFRMNQAELIETVATDAGIRKSDAAKVVQSVFEGISSALGRGEDVRLAGFGIFEVAERAAREGRNPRTGEVVQIAASKAPRFKPAKQLRDVVNV
- a CDS encoding TerC family protein; this encodes MDSLIAPVFLDFMGKPAWVWLTFVGLVLALLAFDLGILNRRDREIGVKESLRLSAFYIAVALLFGGWVWWSMGDTAAAQYYTGFFIEKSLSLDNVFIISLIFTYFAVPRAYQHRVLFWGILGVIVMRGVMIAAGAALVSEFHWVLYVFGAFLLITGVKMLFAVDKEPDLANNLALRLLNRHLRITDGFRGQKFFVREAGPDGRTALYATPLFLALMMVEFADLIFAVDSVPAIFAITTDPYIIYTSNIFAILGLRALYFALAAMVHRFRYLKYALALVLVFIGGKIFYTQIFGKPDPLISLGVTLTLIAGGVVVSLLKTRSEGKRLPAE
- a CDS encoding GNAT family N-acetyltransferase; its protein translation is MNIRSSRPDDLERIQAIYAHHVLTGAASFEEVPPGLEELARRRDDVLARGMPYVVAEMGGRVIGYAYAGPYRLRTAYRYSVEDSIYLDPDCMGRGAGRALLSTLIDRCEEAGCRQMIAVIGDSENASSIGLHRSLGFEPAGLLKAVGFKFGRWVDSVLMQRPLGHGDASPPDGR
- a CDS encoding MucR family transcriptional regulator; its protein translation is MTIEASELQALTAKVVAAYVGNNTVPVADLPALILNVQTAFNGLGEEKSAPAKAELVPVVPIKKSVTPEYIICLEDGKKLKMLKRHLKTVYDMSPDDYRAKWGLPAEYPMVAPNYAKARSEMATKLGLGRKRVVQD
- the rpoH gene encoding RNA polymerase sigma factor RpoH — protein: MLKKLLTGENASLTRYVEESKRFPILAPDEERELAVAWRDRGNGHALERLVGSHLRLVIKIARGFGGYGLPLVDLVAEGNVGLMQAAQKFDPGRGFRFATYATWWIRAAIQEYILHSWSLVKMGTTAAQKKLFFNLRRLKSQMQELEQGDLSPSTVTAIATELDVPDQEVIEMNRRLSSNDSSLDAALSSDGETNWLELLADDRPTQESVIAEADELALRRRLVGQALERLDDRERRILFERRLKEDPSTLESLSQQFCVSRERVRQIEVRAFEKLQKAVLSAAQALRRAPAHMAA
- a CDS encoding polysaccharide pyruvyl transferase family protein, translating into MNLGDEAILTSAIEQLRATVPGVEVVVFSRNAAHTRENHAVDRVLNPREAMKDEITPEVERLDLLLLGGGGILYDSEAQTYLREVTIAQKLGVPSYTFAIGVGPLKDRVERDAVREGLDRMTGITVREPSAKRLIEEIGVQIPVTVTADPALLLTPAPFTEEMLAEAGIPRDRPLVGLSVREQGAAAPELSDAAYHQLLAEAADYIVQRFGADVVFVPMERADVREAHRVMGRMAVSERAHLLQYRYAPRQIIGLMDHFEMAVGMRLHFLIFAAITGTPLIALPYASKVSDFLSSIGLEPRATVSHTTAGTFLADLDRLWDHRAEQKGLLRDRIPVLMERARETAPLALQTVAPRAEAAAKAAAKAAE